A single genomic interval of Noviherbaspirillum saxi harbors:
- a CDS encoding GNAT family N-acetyltransferase: MDSNDLEGLTPNMNTSSPTAGERPVVRVKELSERDRRRLLMHFLALDDSDRLLRFGTILPDELITRYVQRLDFSRDTVFGVYDANLALLGVGHLAFTPRETSSILHNATLKARVAEFGVSVASNARGMGIGSRLFERAAIRCRNEDVDTLYMHCLSSNQTMIHIAAKAGMEIHREYGEADAYLKLLPASPGTMLAEAVEEQFATFDYGFKANTKAALKWWNRLPGRKAK; this comes from the coding sequence ATGGATTCGAACGATCTAGAAGGCTTGACGCCAAACATGAATACCTCTTCCCCGACAGCCGGCGAACGCCCGGTCGTCCGTGTCAAGGAATTATCCGAACGCGACAGGCGGCGCCTGCTGATGCATTTTCTCGCGCTCGACGATAGTGATCGCTTGCTGCGATTCGGTACCATTTTGCCGGATGAACTAATTACGCGCTACGTACAGAGACTGGACTTTTCGCGCGATACGGTGTTTGGAGTTTACGATGCCAATCTTGCCTTGCTGGGGGTCGGGCATCTTGCTTTCACGCCGCGCGAAACATCGTCGATATTGCACAATGCGACGCTCAAGGCGCGAGTCGCAGAGTTTGGCGTGTCGGTGGCGTCGAATGCGCGCGGCATGGGCATCGGCTCAAGACTGTTCGAGCGTGCCGCGATACGCTGCCGCAACGAAGATGTCGATACGCTGTACATGCATTGTCTTTCTTCCAACCAAACGATGATACATATCGCGGCCAAGGCCGGCATGGAAATCCATCGCGAATATGGCGAAGCCGATGCCTATCTGAAGTTGCTGCCGGCCAGTCCGGGAACGATGCTGGCCGAAGCGGTGGAAGAACAGTTCGCCACCTTCGATTACGGATTCAAGGCGAATACGAAGGCGGCGCTGAAGTGGTGGAACCGGCTGCCGGGACGCAAGGCGAAGTAG
- a CDS encoding putative bifunctional diguanylate cyclase/phosphodiesterase, producing the protein MIEQIPVGNAELSQPFPVPSQGSRALAALRAINAVISSADEERQLLQEVCKAIVDVAGYRSARVVCSHEGSEAPLTVAASEASVETFEQPEPKPDNENEEKASVTEAILQGRPDVGPLAVLPLTTGSPELASVLLIEGSNVTDFDQAELELLQEAARSLAHSLSLLHSLAEYARARQELHRVNRARKTLSAVNRALVRAEDEPELLGEICRIIAAEGGYRNAWVGYALQNEAKDVQLMAHVGVDLVYLDSRPVTWADDERGHGAVGNAIRSGQPSIGRNVLNDPDMAPWREELQKRGCAAVSAFPLRVDGEVIGALALAAGEADAFDAPEADLLGELADDLAFGIENLRMRERSRQAAATVKRMAEQDNLTGLPNRWRLRMRLIDEIAAAKVRNGPIALLMLGIDHFQEVNETLGYQQGDGILCEIAARISRVVGDTANIARMGEAEFAILLPNSDAGAASRTAQRILNEMLEPVEIGEITLDAGGRIGIAVFPGHGTDPDAIIRRANVAMHQARQQGQRQALYTGGRDRECARRLALIGDMHRAINKDELQLYCQPKVRFSNREICGAEALVRWQHPQLGMIAPEEFIGLAEHSGLISSLTDWVMQAAFRQSYAWREAGLRLPLAVNLSARDLRDPKLVERVCNLFATWGADPEGIQFELTESALMQDPRGSLDTMKRLKDLGIELFIDDFGTGYSSLAYLQKLPVDAIKIDKSFVHDMLSDADSAVIVRSTIDLAHDLDMEIVAEGVEDRAIWSHLAAQGCDIAQGYVVSQPIPTEAYAEWRSAGAFELRIG; encoded by the coding sequence ATGATCGAGCAGATTCCGGTTGGAAACGCTGAGCTTTCCCAACCGTTCCCGGTACCGTCGCAGGGAAGCAGAGCACTCGCTGCGCTCCGTGCGATCAACGCCGTGATCAGCAGTGCCGATGAAGAAAGGCAGTTGCTGCAGGAGGTGTGCAAGGCAATCGTGGACGTTGCGGGCTACCGCTCAGCCCGGGTCGTCTGCTCACACGAGGGAAGCGAAGCACCGTTGACCGTTGCTGCGTCGGAGGCCTCGGTGGAAACGTTCGAGCAGCCGGAACCGAAGCCGGACAATGAGAACGAGGAAAAGGCGAGCGTCACGGAGGCCATCCTGCAAGGAAGGCCGGACGTCGGCCCGCTGGCGGTGCTGCCATTAACAACAGGCAGTCCGGAATTGGCAAGTGTGCTGCTCATTGAGGGCAGCAATGTGACTGACTTTGACCAAGCAGAGCTGGAACTTCTTCAGGAAGCCGCAAGGAGCCTGGCTCATAGCCTGAGTCTCCTGCACTCCTTGGCCGAGTATGCAAGGGCCAGGCAGGAGTTGCACCGCGTCAATCGAGCGAGAAAGACCCTCAGTGCCGTAAACCGCGCCCTGGTCCGGGCAGAGGACGAACCGGAGCTGCTCGGGGAAATTTGCCGGATCATCGCCGCGGAGGGCGGGTATCGCAACGCTTGGGTGGGCTACGCCCTGCAGAATGAAGCTAAGGACGTGCAACTCATGGCCCACGTCGGAGTCGACCTGGTCTATCTGGATAGCCGTCCCGTCACTTGGGCCGATGACGAGCGCGGCCACGGCGCCGTCGGCAACGCCATCCGCAGCGGGCAACCGAGCATTGGCCGCAACGTTCTCAATGATCCTGACATGGCGCCGTGGCGAGAAGAGCTGCAGAAGCGAGGCTGTGCCGCGGTCAGTGCCTTCCCCCTGCGGGTGGACGGGGAAGTCATTGGCGCGCTGGCCCTGGCAGCCGGCGAGGCAGACGCTTTCGATGCGCCTGAGGCCGACTTGCTTGGCGAACTGGCAGACGATCTCGCTTTCGGGATCGAGAATCTTCGTATGCGGGAACGTAGTCGCCAGGCTGCGGCGACCGTCAAGCGGATGGCCGAACAGGATAACCTCACCGGCTTGCCGAACCGCTGGCGCCTGCGGATGCGCCTGATAGATGAAATTGCGGCGGCCAAGGTGCGGAACGGTCCGATTGCACTCCTCATGCTGGGGATCGATCACTTCCAGGAAGTCAACGAGACCTTGGGCTATCAGCAAGGCGATGGAATACTCTGCGAGATCGCCGCCCGTATCTCGCGAGTGGTAGGCGACACGGCGAACATCGCCCGCATGGGTGAAGCGGAGTTCGCCATTTTGTTGCCGAACAGCGACGCCGGTGCAGCATCCCGTACCGCCCAGCGTATCCTGAATGAAATGTTGGAGCCGGTGGAGATCGGCGAGATCACGCTGGATGCCGGCGGCCGTATCGGAATTGCGGTTTTTCCGGGTCACGGTACGGATCCGGACGCCATCATCCGGCGGGCCAATGTGGCAATGCACCAGGCTCGCCAGCAAGGCCAAAGGCAGGCGCTCTACACCGGTGGCCGGGATCGCGAATGTGCCCGGCGATTGGCGCTCATTGGCGATATGCACCGTGCCATCAACAAAGACGAGTTGCAGTTGTATTGTCAGCCCAAGGTGCGTTTCTCCAATCGGGAGATTTGCGGAGCGGAAGCACTGGTACGCTGGCAACATCCGCAACTGGGGATGATCGCACCTGAGGAATTCATCGGCTTGGCCGAGCACAGCGGGCTCATCAGTTCGCTCACCGATTGGGTGATGCAAGCAGCCTTCCGTCAGAGCTATGCCTGGCGTGAGGCCGGCTTGCGCCTGCCGCTGGCCGTAAATCTGTCGGCGCGCGACCTGCGCGACCCCAAGCTGGTCGAGCGCGTGTGCAATCTCTTCGCTACTTGGGGGGCCGACCCCGAGGGAATTCAGTTCGAACTGACCGAAAGCGCGCTCATGCAGGATCCGAGAGGCAGTCTGGACACCATGAAGCGCTTGAAGGACCTGGGAATCGAGCTGTTCATCGATGACTTCGGCACCGGCTACTCCTCTCTGGCGTATTTGCAAAAGCTGCCAGTGGACGCGATCAAGATCGACAAGTCCTTCGTGCATGACATGCTCTCGGATGCCGATTCCGCCGTGATCGTGCGCTCGACCATCGACCTCGCCCACGACCTCGATATGGAGATCGTCGCCGAAGGTGTGGAAGACCGGGCCATCTGGAGCCACTTGGCGGCCCAAGGCTGCGACATCGCTCAAGGCTATGTGGTCAGCCAGCCTATTCCGACCGAAGCGTACGCCGAGTGGCGGTCGGCAGGCGCGTTCGAGCTTCGGATCGGGTGA
- a CDS encoding MFS transporter, protein MPTTENKRGIFALMVAHCAGMLDLVALPIWVGTLVSQYRFDPQQAGGLATLFLIGASLASVFFAPRFTHGKAKWAAVCGFGIAALAFLLSSRSTAFPALAGLHFIGGIAAGTALSFTHGTIGHAGNPHRLFAHAGLAIGIFGIIFLGGTPGLVEKFGGPALFVALATVMAVATITTLMFFPKRTRHLVSGTANSAVKLPPLGSAVWCSIIAVAFLAMTQAMTLSFFERIGMARGFGVSNVTFALVIYGIVTLFPAPLAAFLERRVAATTVICSVPILQFVFAMIVSHTSNYVLFAASGALMAFTIIFTHTFAFGLLARLDPTGRAVAGTPAMLMVGAAVGPFLGGSLVKFIGFEAIGYAAFVLVALELVLFNMTRRALVPSASLRSAF, encoded by the coding sequence ATGCCTACGACAGAGAACAAACGAGGAATATTCGCGCTCATGGTGGCGCATTGTGCCGGGATGCTCGACCTGGTTGCCCTTCCGATCTGGGTCGGAACACTAGTCTCGCAGTATCGGTTCGATCCGCAGCAGGCCGGTGGCCTGGCAACGCTCTTCCTGATCGGCGCTTCGCTGGCCAGTGTATTCTTTGCTCCTCGCTTCACTCACGGAAAAGCGAAGTGGGCGGCTGTCTGCGGGTTTGGTATAGCGGCACTAGCCTTTTTACTGTCTTCGCGGAGCACCGCATTCCCTGCTCTCGCAGGACTGCATTTCATCGGGGGCATCGCGGCAGGCACAGCGCTCAGTTTCACGCACGGCACCATCGGACACGCAGGCAATCCGCACCGGCTATTCGCCCATGCGGGTTTGGCCATTGGGATTTTCGGGATCATCTTTTTGGGCGGCACCCCAGGTCTCGTCGAAAAGTTCGGCGGGCCTGCGCTATTCGTGGCGCTCGCCACCGTGATGGCAGTCGCGACGATCACGACGCTCATGTTCTTTCCCAAACGGACGCGACACCTTGTATCCGGTACTGCCAATTCAGCCGTCAAGCTTCCTCCTTTGGGAAGCGCAGTGTGGTGCTCGATCATTGCTGTCGCGTTCTTGGCCATGACCCAAGCCATGACGCTGAGCTTTTTTGAACGGATCGGCATGGCGCGCGGGTTTGGTGTTTCAAATGTGACGTTCGCGCTGGTAATCTACGGCATCGTCACGCTGTTTCCCGCTCCGTTGGCTGCATTCCTGGAACGGCGCGTCGCAGCAACGACCGTGATCTGCAGCGTGCCGATCCTGCAGTTCGTGTTTGCGATGATCGTCTCCCACACATCGAATTACGTACTGTTTGCCGCCAGCGGCGCGTTGATGGCCTTCACCATCATCTTCACGCACACCTTTGCTTTTGGCCTGTTGGCCCGGCTGGATCCTACCGGACGTGCGGTAGCAGGTACTCCGGCGATGTTGATGGTGGGTGCTGCAGTCGGGCCGTTCCTGGGAGGTTCGTTGGTGAAGTTCATTGGTTTCGAGGCTATTGGCTATGCTGCTTTTGTGTTGGTGGCACTCGAACTCGTGTTGTTCAATATGACGCGCAGGGCTCTTGTGCCATCGGCATCGCTTCGTTCAGCTTTTTAA
- a CDS encoding LapA family protein: MQAPLGLIMLGFLILVTFAFLAYVTYLQTSVILESRRHARELQSHRELADQAEASRFTELRAFIEKEMSIAANRDMESRNVLFARIDRLNESLGKSIEDSNNTVAAYVGELEDRLLGDKDTPGPKWPQRRDH; this comes from the coding sequence GTGCAAGCCCCGCTCGGGCTGATCATGCTCGGATTCCTTATTCTGGTGACATTCGCGTTTCTGGCGTATGTCACTTACTTGCAGACCTCGGTGATACTGGAGAGTCGGCGGCATGCGCGCGAATTGCAATCGCACCGGGAACTGGCGGATCAGGCCGAGGCTTCCCGCTTTACCGAACTGCGGGCTTTCATTGAAAAGGAAATGAGCATTGCTGCCAACCGCGACATGGAATCGCGGAACGTCCTTTTCGCCCGGATCGACAGGTTGAATGAATCGCTCGGCAAGTCCATAGAGGACTCGAACAATACCGTTGCGGCTTATGTAGGCGAGCTGGAAGATCGATTGCTGGGCGACAAGGACACGCCCGGGCCAAAGTGGCCACAGCGCCGTGATCATTAA
- a CDS encoding IS630 family transposase, whose product MNEATTIKLSGEQRSELERRVRSQTIDARAARRARIVLLAADGVGNHEIARRMEISRGQVIAWRRRFAQGGVAAIDGDLPRSGRKRRIDAAEIVRLTTQTAPKGATHWSTRTLAAEMGISDTTVHKAWKAHGLKPHLVATFKVSRDPRFAEKLEDIVGLYLSPPEHALVLCCDEKSQVQALDRTQPGLPLKKGKAATMTHDYKRHGTTTLFAAMCTLDGAVISRCAQRHRHGEWLDFLRQIDRETPKEKELHLICDNYATHKHPTVRAWLEKHPRFHLHFTPTSASWLNMVERFFRSLSTDRLERGVFRSVPELIAAIDEYIAVHNENPKPFVWTAKSNDILQKVIRANRRLGSKKNEALH is encoded by the coding sequence ATGAACGAGGCCACGACGATCAAGTTGAGCGGTGAACAGCGCAGTGAACTGGAGCGCCGCGTGAGGTCGCAGACGATCGATGCGCGGGCTGCCCGGCGCGCACGAATCGTTTTGCTGGCGGCTGACGGCGTGGGCAATCATGAAATCGCCCGGCGCATGGAAATCAGTCGGGGCCAAGTCATCGCGTGGCGTCGCCGGTTCGCGCAAGGCGGCGTCGCCGCCATTGACGGCGACCTGCCGCGCAGCGGGCGCAAACGGCGGATTGACGCCGCCGAGATCGTGCGCCTGACCACGCAGACGGCGCCGAAAGGCGCGACGCACTGGAGCACGCGCACCCTCGCGGCGGAGATGGGCATATCCGACACGACGGTCCACAAGGCATGGAAAGCCCATGGCCTCAAGCCGCATCTGGTCGCCACGTTCAAGGTTTCCCGCGACCCGAGATTCGCGGAGAAGCTGGAAGACATCGTCGGGTTGTACCTCAGTCCGCCGGAGCATGCGCTGGTGTTGTGCTGCGACGAAAAAAGCCAGGTGCAGGCGCTCGATCGCACGCAGCCGGGACTGCCGTTGAAAAAAGGCAAAGCCGCGACGATGACCCACGATTACAAGCGGCATGGCACGACCACGTTGTTTGCGGCAATGTGCACGCTCGACGGCGCCGTCATCTCGCGCTGCGCGCAACGGCATCGCCATGGCGAGTGGCTGGACTTCCTGCGTCAAATCGATCGGGAAACGCCGAAGGAAAAGGAACTGCATCTGATCTGCGACAACTATGCCACCCACAAGCATCCCACCGTGCGGGCGTGGCTGGAGAAGCATCCGCGCTTCCATCTGCACTTCACTCCCACCTCCGCCTCCTGGCTCAACATGGTCGAACGCTTCTTCCGCAGCCTGTCGACCGATCGTCTGGAGCGCGGCGTGTTCAGGAGCGTGCCCGAACTGATTGCCGCCATTGACGAGTACATCGCTGTGCATAATGAAAATCCCAAACCCTTCGTCTGGACTGCCAAGTCCAATGACATCCTGCAAAAAGTCATTCGCGCCAACCGCCGCCTTGGTTCAAAGAAAAACGAAGCACTACACTAG
- a CDS encoding glutathione S-transferase C-terminal domain-containing protein — protein sequence MIKLHGFGPAFGLPDASPFVTKTEMLLKLSGRPYATVVGRLGKAPKGKLPFIEDDGVVVADSTLIRWHLESRYQIDFDEGLSPVERGNAWALEKLMEDNLYWIALRWRWLDDTNFARGPAVFFQRIPGPLRALIETYARRRVRQALHAHGMGRHSDSEQLAIAAKGIDAIAATLGDKSYLMGEKPCGADATLFAFATSMLCPHFESPLRDSAERHANLIVYVNRMRDVFYPA from the coding sequence ATGATCAAACTTCACGGCTTCGGCCCGGCTTTCGGTTTGCCCGACGCCAGTCCTTTCGTCACCAAGACCGAAATGCTGCTCAAGTTGTCCGGCCGACCTTATGCCACGGTCGTCGGCCGCCTTGGCAAAGCTCCGAAAGGCAAGCTTCCCTTTATTGAAGATGACGGCGTGGTCGTGGCCGACTCGACGCTGATCCGCTGGCATCTCGAATCGCGTTACCAGATTGATTTCGATGAAGGGCTTTCTCCCGTCGAGCGCGGCAATGCCTGGGCGCTCGAAAAACTCATGGAAGACAATCTGTACTGGATCGCCTTGCGCTGGCGCTGGCTGGACGACACCAATTTCGCGCGAGGTCCCGCTGTCTTCTTCCAGCGTATTCCCGGTCCCCTCAGAGCGCTGATCGAAACCTATGCACGCCGCCGTGTCCGGCAAGCGCTTCATGCACATGGCATGGGTCGGCATTCCGATAGCGAACAGCTGGCAATTGCGGCGAAGGGAATCGATGCGATTGCCGCGACATTGGGCGACAAATCGTATCTGATGGGCGAAAAGCCATGCGGCGCTGACGCAACCTTGTTCGCATTTGCGACATCGATGCTTTGCCCGCATTTTGAATCGCCGCTGCGCGATTCGGCCGAGCGTCACGCCAATCTGATCGTGTACGTTAATCGGATGCGCGACGTCTTCTATCCGGCATGA
- a CDS encoding DUF2237 family protein, giving the protein MATVTAPARNIFGEPLVPCSFDPLTGFFRDGCCKTNAEDTGTHVVCAIMTEDFLEFSASRGNDLSTPVPEWGFPGLKPGDQWCLCALRWGEALAAGIAPPVVLESTNFSALDLIDEEVLKQFDHRIM; this is encoded by the coding sequence ATGGCAACTGTCACTGCGCCCGCCCGCAACATATTTGGCGAACCTCTCGTACCTTGTTCCTTTGATCCGTTGACAGGATTCTTTCGCGACGGCTGCTGCAAGACGAATGCCGAAGATACCGGCACGCATGTGGTGTGCGCGATCATGACCGAAGACTTCCTTGAGTTCAGCGCAAGCAGAGGCAATGATCTTTCCACGCCAGTCCCGGAATGGGGCTTTCCCGGTCTCAAGCCCGGCGACCAGTGGTGCCTGTGTGCGCTGCGCTGGGGCGAGGCGCTGGCGGCCGGCATTGCCCCTCCGGTTGTGCTGGAAAGCACCAACTTCAGCGCACTCGATCTGATCGATGAAGAGGTGCTCAAGCAATTCGATCATCGCATCATGTAG
- the senA gene encoding selenoneine synthase SenA, with amino-acid sequence MSLSFRHAGPGELLLALRDAHARTLAMFDALATGGYDKPERVPCLPIVNPPLWELGHIAWFAEWYTLREAVSSDPSTVRHASLLSQADTCFDSNTVGHDARWTLDLPSPATMRSYCKEVHERLLDKLAVSGDDDVALYPYRLILSHEDMHGEALHYTINTLDQKPPVSAETRPCGEAAQIRFPGGVLHRGAVRGDGFAFDNERWDHCCEVYAFAIDAAPVSNAAYRAFIEDGGYTRPEYWSTEGRAWLSQTGRAAPLRWRAQDGDWICRRFGEDLMLDADEPVRHVSLHEAQAYCMWAGRRLPTEAEWEYAARSGHAGFGWGHIWEWTASLFVPYPGFAPGAYREYSAPYFGTHQSVRGASFATPARMRSAHFRNFYQAHRDDIFVGFRTCALLHN; translated from the coding sequence ATGAGTCTTTCATTTCGACATGCCGGTCCCGGCGAACTGTTACTTGCGTTGCGCGATGCCCATGCCCGCACGTTGGCGATGTTCGACGCGCTGGCGACGGGCGGCTACGATAAACCGGAACGGGTGCCGTGCCTGCCCATTGTCAACCCGCCGCTGTGGGAACTCGGACATATCGCCTGGTTCGCCGAGTGGTACACCTTGCGTGAAGCGGTTTCCAGCGATCCTTCGACGGTGCGGCATGCATCTCTGCTGTCGCAGGCCGATACCTGCTTCGATTCTAATACGGTTGGGCACGATGCGCGCTGGACACTGGACTTGCCGAGTCCGGCGACGATGAGAAGTTATTGCAAGGAAGTGCATGAAAGGCTGCTGGACAAATTGGCGGTCAGCGGCGATGACGATGTTGCGCTCTATCCCTACCGATTGATTTTGTCGCATGAAGACATGCATGGCGAAGCCTTGCATTACACCATTAATACGCTCGATCAAAAACCACCGGTTTCCGCTGAAACCCGTCCGTGCGGTGAAGCGGCGCAGATTCGCTTTCCCGGCGGCGTCCTGCATCGTGGCGCAGTGCGCGGCGATGGCTTTGCCTTTGATAACGAACGCTGGGACCATTGCTGCGAGGTCTATGCCTTTGCCATCGATGCGGCGCCGGTCAGCAATGCGGCGTATCGCGCCTTCATCGAAGACGGCGGTTACACCCGCCCGGAGTACTGGAGCACCGAAGGCCGGGCATGGCTAAGCCAGACCGGTCGTGCGGCGCCTCTGCGCTGGCGCGCGCAGGATGGTGACTGGATATGCCGCCGCTTCGGCGAAGACCTGATGCTCGATGCTGACGAGCCGGTACGTCACGTCAGCCTGCATGAAGCTCAGGCCTATTGCATGTGGGCGGGCCGGCGCTTGCCGACCGAGGCGGAATGGGAATATGCCGCCCGTTCGGGACATGCCGGTTTTGGCTGGGGGCATATCTGGGAATGGACTGCATCGCTCTTTGTGCCCTATCCCGGTTTTGCGCCTGGCGCCTATCGCGAATATTCGGCACCTTATTTCGGCACCCATCAATCGGTACGCGGCGCATCGTTCGCCACGCCCGCGCGAATGCGCTCTGCGCACTTTCGCAATTTTTACCAGGCACATCGCGACGACATCTTTGTTGGTTTTCGCACTTGTGCCCTCCTACACAACTGA
- the senB gene encoding selenoneine biosynthesis selenosugar synthase SenB, which yields MNKQHVIIISPATANANNGNWQTASRWAGFLSSSYDVSVMEEWDDSHCDLMIALHARRSATSLARFAQAFGHRPILLVLTGTDLYRDIHSDAQAQASLQLATRLVLLQDAGLQQLPPALRAKACVIYQSAPQPPDTPRVRADARFEVIMIGHLRTEKDPLTFMRAAAVVAPSRIRMTHIGGALDAALGRQAESTQRALPQYRWLGDLPHAQTLEYLAASDMMVIASRMEGGANVIIESVVHKVPVLASDIPGNRGMLGDEYAGYFPPGDSTALAALIDRACKDPVFRTILSSQCKERSGLFEPARERAALTSAVRELLAVT from the coding sequence TTGAACAAACAGCACGTTATCATTATCAGTCCGGCAACGGCAAACGCCAATAACGGCAATTGGCAAACCGCAAGCCGATGGGCGGGTTTTCTTTCCTCTTCCTATGACGTCAGCGTAATGGAAGAATGGGACGATAGCCATTGCGACTTGATGATCGCATTGCATGCACGCCGCTCCGCGACTTCGCTTGCCCGGTTCGCACAAGCCTTCGGACATCGTCCTATCCTGCTGGTGCTTACCGGCACCGATCTTTATCGCGACATTCATTCCGACGCGCAGGCGCAGGCATCGCTGCAACTGGCCACCCGGCTTGTACTGCTGCAGGATGCCGGCCTGCAGCAGTTACCGCCCGCACTACGCGCCAAGGCCTGCGTCATTTACCAGTCCGCGCCGCAGCCGCCGGACACGCCTCGTGTTCGGGCCGATGCCAGATTCGAAGTCATCATGATCGGCCACCTCCGCACAGAAAAGGACCCGCTGACGTTCATGCGCGCGGCCGCAGTGGTCGCCCCATCCCGGATTCGCATGACGCACATCGGCGGCGCGCTCGATGCCGCGCTCGGACGGCAGGCCGAATCGACGCAACGCGCTTTGCCGCAGTATCGCTGGCTGGGCGATTTACCCCATGCGCAAACGCTGGAATATCTTGCCGCGAGCGACATGATGGTGATTGCTTCACGGATGGAAGGCGGTGCCAATGTCATCATAGAATCCGTCGTTCACAAAGTGCCGGTATTGGCCAGCGATATTCCGGGCAACCGCGGCATGCTGGGCGATGAATATGCCGGCTATTTTCCGCCCGGCGATAGTACTGCGCTGGCGGCACTGATCGATCGCGCTTGCAAGGACCCTGTATTTCGCACCATTCTTTCCTCGCAATGCAAGGAAAGAAGCGGCCTGTTCGAACCCGCGCGCGAACGTGCCGCCCTGACCTCCGCAGTGAGAGAATTGCTGGCCGTTACATAA